Genomic window (Gasterosteus aculeatus chromosome 13, fGasAcu3.hap1.1, whole genome shotgun sequence):
TCCTCCATCAAGTTCCAagacatttatttgaaatgttttgtgcTATACCTTCCCCGATTTAATTTCAAAGAATGTAGTGACCTCCTTGCACGTTATTAATAAAGATACAAGAGAATAAACAAAACATCATCGAAGCATTGACAGGAAATGCAACGATGACCCAACTGTTTATAGAGTGAGGAGGCGCGTGGAGTTGTGGTAGTGCGTCATTTCTACCACAGTGTCCACGGGGGCTGCTTGAGTGGAAACGAGGCCAATGAGGAAACGTTGACAGGAATGGAAATGACAGCCCACGGCAGGGCCTGTCTCTCAAGCGATCGTCTGATCATCATCCTATATGGAAAACATAAAAGGGGTGGTGTTGATGTCCCAGTTTTTATTGGGATAATCAAAAATACAACAAGTCTGAAAGATGAGTCTTACCCGTCCCGTCCCAGCAGGAACAGGGCAGGAATGCTTGGTTTGGCAGTGCTTCCGTCGGCAATCATGTCGAGGTACTGACTGTCGTTGTCCGCTGCGTCATCGGCGATCAGGACGGCTTTGCCTCCGGCTTCCTCCACATGTCGGGCCTTTTGAACAAAGGAGCAACCTCTGCAGGGCGCACACAAAGAGATGTCTCTCGCTTTAAATACAAGTAGCAGATGTAGCATGTCAGACAAAGAGCCCAGGTCTGCAAAGTTTGTTCTCGACAAATTACTTATTAAAAAATAGAATGAAGCCAGACTATGTTACTTTTTAGGATTGGCATTAAGATGTTTAACATGACACATTTGATGCGTGACATTCACAATATCAATTTACTGCTTAACTACCTTTACAGGTGAAAAAATATCATTTAGGTTTAGGAGGGGGGGAAAGTCAAAGTCTATCAAGCAGCTTCATATTACAAAACATCGACACTTTCATTCatcccccctccactccccatCCCAGTAGCGCCAaatgcgaaaagtggtcggtggaaggttcctttttcagaacggcatgtTGGGTGGTCGTTGGCAGGTTCCTTCGGTGGTCGCATCCTTTTTCACAAGCCGATCTCACTTGGGTATTTAGCGatatggaccctcctcctcaaGTTATATAGCATGCACAGTTGATACATATGCCCCTATATTGTTTTAGTGTTGCCGTGCCCctgaatatcgccatgttcCCATCATCCGAACGGCAGATCGCATGATCTGTAGGCACCTGCCTATAATATGAACGGCAGGTCCCATGATCTGTAGGCACCTGCCTATAATATGaacggcaggtcacatgatctgtaGGCACCTTTCGATAATATGatcggcaggtcacatgatctgtaGGCACCTGCCTATAATATGAACAGCAGGTCGCATGATCTGTAGGCACCTGCCTATAAGATGatcggcaggtcacatgatctgtaGGCACCTGCCTATAAGATGATCGGCTGGTCACGTGATCTGTAGGCACCTGCCTATAAGATGATCGGCTGGTCACGTGATCTGTAGGCACCTGCCTATAATATGAAcagcaggtcacatgatctgtaGGCACCTTTCGATAATATGatcggcaggtcacatgatctgtaGGCACCTGCCTATAATATGAACAGCAGGTCGCACGATCTGTAGGCACCTTCCGATAATATGTTCACATACACACCCTCTTTCCACCAACACCACTTGTCCCTGTATGATTTCTCTGTCCTCCAACTCTGAGCAGCCATCTGCCGGGTCCGAAGGCACAAGGAAGATGTGATCATACGAGGACGtctggggggggcagaggagagggaTTAATTTGGGTGGTGAGTGTGCCTGAGGCTTTTGGAATCCGTTGAACAAGAACACATGGTAAATTTAAAAAACGACTAACAAAATCTCCTCCAAAGTCTTTTGCAGGTGCTGCGCTGAAGATGTACCCTATCTCCTTCGGACTGATGACCCGGAAGTAAAGCAGCTCATTGATCCCGAGACCTGGCCAGACCACAAGGAGAAGTTAGTTAGTGAATTAGAGCATCGTCAGCATAAGGACAGCGTTTCAtttaaacacagcagcacggcGAAAATAGATGAAGATTCACAGGTAACACAAGCCAGAGCGAGCATCCGTAACAACAACccgttagctagcgttagctaaattGGCGTTTTATTAGCGTTtgaacccccgccccccttaaCTTACTCACCTGACATACGACTGAAGTGCATGAAAACAGTCCAGAGATATAAAACTAAAGCAGTCGTCCGAACAACCTTTGCCATATTCAAGGCATGTGTAGATCTCCTCAACGTTACGTAGGCGAGCCTGTGCAGTATCTGTCCATTTGTGCTTCTGTATATTAGCTTTAGCTGCGGTCCATTCGATAACACAGGGTCCAGTTAGCAGATACTTCCGGGCTTCTTTTCACGCGCATGCGTATCTCGCAAAGCAGGATTTCCCTGCTGGGGGTCGCGAGGCGAAGCTGAGCCTCCATCCCGTTTGCCctctcttctgtttgtttgttttacggtAGCAGTAAACTAATTACTAACCAATTacagtttgacatttggggAAAAGGGCTTGTTAtagctttctgttttttaactTGTATGCAAAGTCAACATGCTTCTGTCACATTTCTCATCTTATTGTTTCCATTTTTGCAAGAcagcattaaaacacatttcctccATATTTAATCACAGTGGCTGTCTACAAGTCACGGTGTCAAAATAAGGAAATAAATATAGTTCACACTTGATGTTTTGATTTAATCCATCTTATTTTGGTCCTAAAGAATGCAGGTTTACTCTTATGTATTTACATAAAGCGACATCAATGACACTATAATTTCAtgggtgactgtgggtgagtggggaccGCGGTCGTCCTTCACTcagagggttggtggttcaatcCCATGTTGATGTGTCATTGGGCAAGACACTTTATCCCAATTTTGctctgtagctgtgactacagtgtgtgaatgttagttactgatgggcaggtggctctgtgtgtggttctcctgtcatcagtgtatgaacgggtgaatgatgacatgaattgttaaagtgctttgagtgagctgaagactagaaaagctctATACAACTGCAGTCCATTTATCACATTAAAAGAGCATTTACCTAGATATACAACTCACTTGTGCGGCTTGTATATTCAATCTTTCATgctaaaacaaaacatgttaaaacaACTCAATAGGAACTAAATTAGTTTCTCTGTTTAGCAATAACTTCATAATAACTATGTAGCAATCCTTCATATAAAATACCCGACAGTTTAAAGAACACTTGAACAATGTTACTTTCATGAACATATAGATTTATTGCACAGATATATGTGGGCCATCCCCATTGTcgacacaaaaatacatttgaatcgCTTCAGAGaaactattactactactattactagaAAAAAATGTGTAGCTTGCTTTAACTATGTAgtgctgattgtttttattgtggcaAACTGAGATGCATGGTCTTATTTAGAatctttgtctttcttcctttttttttgcgtcTCTTCTTGCAGTTGTCCAAGTATCCAGATGGTAATTCTGGGCAGCAggatatttttttgcatttgcatcGGTTCTTTTTCCCCGTTCTGACCTGCAATGAGTACATGGATAGATTAGGATCTGAAACTATGACAAGAAAACTGCATAAGAAATGCTCACAACATTGAATGCCGAAAATGAAATCCCTACAAGTTGTGACTATATGAAGAATGCTTCCTGTACGATTTCACTTTCACACCGAGAACTTTATTTCACTGCATAACAGCCTCATTTACTGGTCCAGTTTTTTTTGTAGCTTTTTTGTAATGTTGTCATGTAAATAAATTTCAGTAGAAATGTTTACCTCTTAACCTGATGATGTTTTAAACATCGTATAAATAATAGATACAAATTTTGAATATCAGACAGCGACTAGTACCATAATCATTGTTCGGTTTCGGTGCTAGTCTGTTTGTCCCTTAGCAGGTCCGTGACGTCAGCACATTAGTACAACTATCGAATGATGGCATTGATGTAAAAAGTGAAAATACTTAAGTAGCACAATAGCCGCTGTCTAATTGTCTCAGATGAAAacctttgttcatttttaattctAATTTTAAGTTAGAATTTAGCTGTTGGATAAATAAAAGCCAGGTATTGGAGGTTTAACTAGCTATTCTTATCAAATGAAAGATAGAGAATTGATTGGTGGAGCCAATTATTGTCCGCTTACTACCAGCTAAAAACAGTtcgatattatatatatatatataaatacagacAACCTGTAACTGGAGTACTGTGATCCACATAGTAATGATTAGTAACTAAAAGTACAAGCATTTAATGTGTCTTCATCTCATAGCTAAGCATATACAGTAAACATACTAAGTGGCTTATGTTGCTAGTATTTTGTCCACCccccacatccatccatccatccatccatctgcaagcCACTTattctgcacacagggtcggagggggctggagtccatcccagccccctccacttcgggcgatagacggggttcaccctggactggtcaccagccaatcgcagggctacacggagacaaacaaccattcacactcacatttacacacctacgggcaatttagagtccccaatcaacctgatccccagagcatgtctttggactgtgggaggaagccggagaacccggagagaacccacgcagacacggggagaacatgcagactccacacagaaagtaGATAAATGTCGACCAATACTCTATTGTATCTAATGGGATTTCTAATTTGAGTGAGTGGTTGTACACATGACATGAGCAGCACATGGATGAAGAAGGAACATGTATAAGGAAGGAAGCACAATGCTCTTTTAATAGTCACTTGTTTTTGCACGGTGTCAAAGCACCATAATACAAAGAAATGGTGTCAAAGTCTGTCATGCGAGCAGATGAACAGTTGTGCGAAATGACGtaatatgtattcatttattgtatACATTTGTTCCTCACGAATCCCTATTcgacttttttttcttggtttaTAAAATTTCATCTTGAATCCCAGAgaatttcctttaaaaaaatcatgACATAAAATAGCAATAGGGTTTGCTCTGCTTTTGGTGTGTATGAttcagaataaataataaatattaacaatagtctaaataaataatacaaataatatacattgtatgtgtttatgtaatatgaatatattaaataacaatatttatatatattgattgcatctattatttatattaaatacgtaaataaatgtgtaaaaaacagtgagagtgagagatgaGACTAATTCTGGTTTGTGTTATCTCTCAGCCATCAGTGTGGGATTTCCCCAAAAGGAAGGCAGCCAGCAACAATGAAGAAAACAGTGGGTGAGAGGACATGAGGGGCGAAGAGGGGACACTGTGGACAAAAGAAAGAGCAGGGGACGACAGCGGagagggagtggaggggggggaacaCATCAGTGGGTTACGTTTTTCCAGGCGGTCCACTGGCTCCAGGCTGAGAGGACCAGAGAGTCTCTGGAGCGAACCCTCAGCTTACTGACGCCCTTCGGCAGCAGGACGATGGAGGAGCGTTCAGTCTGCAATGAGACAGGTCACATAGtgagcaaaagaaacaaataaaaagcaggaGAGAATGCCTAGACTTTCTGTTTACCCTGCCGTCGTCTTTCAACACGTATTCGATCTGGTGTTCCAGGCTGAAGAAGCTGTGGGGGGTCGACCAGCTGGACGGAGGGGCAACAGTCACGCTCAggtcctcttccccctcctgacaCGTCACGATCTGAGGACTATCGGGTTTGACTGGacggaagaaagaaagaaaatcatgtCTCTATCTGCCTTTTTTCTAATTGTACTATTTTCTTATTATTCAAATTTACACTGAATAATGTCGTTATAGTTTTCATGCAGAAAACACCTCGATTAGAATGTAAATGATCTGAACAATGGACCAATCTAAAGACAAACGCTAATCTTAGGAGGGACGCGAGTCTCATCTCTGCTCACCGATGTCCCTCAGGTAAAACCTGTGCGTCGTCCTGACGACGGAGAGGTCGACGATGGCCTCGGCGGTGAGTTCCAGCATGGTGCTTTCCTCGGCGTAGGGCGACACCGGGTGAGATAACTCGAAATGGAACTTCCCATCCGCCAGCAGACGGGCGCTGATCCAGTGACATGACTTCCTGGCCTCGGTGCTGCGGGGGGTTTAAAACACATCAGAAAAGGCGTAATTCTGCCCGCATGAACTGAGTACTTCCACTGAGTAAGTTTACCAGTCGCGGCCCAATCCGAGGCGCACGGCGCTCTGTCCACTGTAGGTCCACTCACAGCTGAAGGTGCAGTCGTAAGACTTTGCCCAACAGCGGAAGGAGAGAGAATCTACAAAGAAAGACAACGTAAGTGGACACAGGTCTCACAGAAACCAACGTAAGAGTTTCCAGacttgacacattttaaatgccGCAATGAGTTCCtctatttctgtgtgtgagtggcAGAAGGAAGGGAACATGAAACCGGCAGTGTCTGACCTGAGTCTTCTTCCCCGTCCGCCTTGAGCAGCAGAAGGGTGGATGATAACATCTCTGTTCCCCTCCAGCAGCTGTATTCTCCCAACATGGGCGCGTCCACCTCGGACAGGGCCAGGTGGTGTCCCTGCTGCTGGACGTTGTCCTCGAGGTGAACGTCTTCCGGGGCCTCGCTGTGAAACTTCCACGTGACGGCTCCGGGGTCCTCTGTGCGGCAGGTCAGCGTGACGGGATTTGCGTCGTTCCTCTTCGCCACCACGACTGCACATTTATGGGGAGGACAAGACGGACAGATTTAGAACCCTTCGaggtttccttttgttttttaaatgtgcggagagtaaaaaaaaaaagccatacaGTGTTCTGGGAAGTGGCTCGGCCCCTGTGCTCCACTCAGGCTGACGAAGAGAAGTCCAAATAACCACAGAGTATTCTGAGGgaacagcaggaggaggaggaggatattaTTTGAAATGATCCATTCTTCCCAATAAAACCTCAATAATTATGGCTTGAATTAAGAACTATACAAATGATACATTTCAACGAGTCTGGTTGAGAATATGAGGTATGATAATGCAAAAAGAATCAATTGAGACATGGCCAGATAATAAGTACAACAAGCATCTTATTCCAGTAGTTATTTCTTACCATTTTGGATTAGTTCACACTCAAGGGACGCTTTGCAACAGACCAAAAAAACCTGAAGAGCAGAAGTTCAGTGATAGTGACCCAGAGGGTGTTTGCTCCAACGGCCCACTCAGCATCTCTTTTATATCGCTTCATGCATCATCGCCATGCAACCTCATGAAGTGTGAGTGAAACCTGCTTAAAAAGCAGCTCATCGGTGACGCATTTCCCCGCTTTGCATGTCAAATTTAGCCGAGGGTGTTGAGATGGAGATAAGGTGGTACGTGTGGGCGCTCGGTGCGGCGGGGGGTTGCCCTCAACCTTTCAAATTGAAATACTACCGAGCAAAACAGGCTTGTGAAATACTACGTATTAGATTCCAAATCCTGGAATCATGCAAACAAAGCAAGCACTCGCACacgcccacacgcacacacaccctcccacgcacacacaccctcccacgcacacacgcccGAATGCgagcatgcacacgcacgtgaTCTTCAATCTCTTCTCTTACAAGAAGttccccaaaatgtcaacatccaCCAGCTTttctactttactttactttaagtCTCCATATCTCATGTTTTTGGGAAGAGAACATAGAGAAATAGAACATAAACCACAGAAATTATTTTTAGTCTCTCTAAGCTCCAGAGATTTCCTTTTTGTGGAAGTAATGAACCTAGTTTTTAGGATTGAAAATCTTAATCTCGTCCATAGATCAGTGACTTGTCATGAAGAAACCGACCATCGACTCTTTTTTTATAACGCTTGATGCTGACGGGAATTGCCCGTTTGCTGCTTCTCAAATGAGAAaatcttttaaattgtttaCACAAAACAAGTCATTTCCATCAACAGATTAATGTAATTTACCAGCGTTACATTGGGCATTAAATCAATGAAGTGTAATCTCCTGTAAACAGCCCCCCATCATTCTGAGACATTTGATTGTTTTGAAagataaacacacgcacacacaaaaggagAACGAAAGACACCCGGAGCGTCCCTGCTCTGTTAGTCATGAACGGGGACACCCAACATGTTCTGGCCAAATGTCAAAAGGCCAAAGCAACTCGagaattgaaacaaaagcttttCTGTTCCTGTGGTCATGTGGTCAGCTCATCCTCTATCACCTGATCCCATCGCAGGTGAAGCACTTCCTCGGTAAACGAAGCCTTGCAGGGCCGCGTCCGGGTGTCCGATTCTTCCACGTTCTCCTGCGGTCAGTAGGGGAGCCCGTTTTACACCGTTTCTTAGAATCTACCAGCAAGTTGGGACTGCATTATGAGCTCAAATTCTGCAAAACCAGTCATTCATCAGAAATAGTTGGTTTCAGTTCCTTAAAAGCCTACACTGCATTAATCACTAATTTAATACGCTCAAGTAACTGCCCCCTCCTCTGTGTTCTCAGTAACTAGTGCGTGTGTACACTTTTGATAATAATAGCTACAACAAAAAGTTCCATCTACTACATGAAAGCAGACCTATAAAGGACTGAAGGAGCCGACACAACCATGTGCATTAAATGTTTCTGTACCCCACAACTCACAATTGGATtaggttttttatttgtattgttagTATTGTTTAAgtgcagctttgtgtttttttgtgcgtgGGAAAGTTCCGGACTCTACGATGTGTTACTTGCATAAGAACCCCCGACATCGTTTCTAAAGGCAGCTCTGAGGTCACGTTAGTCCAGATGAAGGGACAGCCCGTCTAAGCTGAgtttgtaatgggaaaatgatatgtgactcttttaaatgcttcatttgtatgaccagtttattagttgcaagtggttcgatcacaaaggccctgacataagaactgatgtctcccacttggattagatgtttccagcgtcatagctgtagagattgaacaaagtgtttatgtctatgaccacctttgttttagcatgttgggagagcaaggacacggtcaaagagctgacgtgtcttacatggataagatgttcccagtaccctggctgtagatactcaacaagatggtcaaaggtttctgttgacgccaccaatatctaaacttaggtataagaactgccccGATGTGTTGGGgcgaaaaggaggttcttgacagtctactgaccacgtagctgttgtgaccctttttcccttgcaaggaaataaacggagaaaagacatacttgactcagagcctttgtttcttaacaattgtctgtgcaaaatcttccaccacaagtTTCATCACCCTCAGCAGAAACACCTCACCGGTGACACATGTACACAGAAACATGACATCAGATCTCGTATGACTTCTTGTAAGCTTCTCATTCAAACCTCTTTAGACTACAGAGCGGATCATTGACCTTTGCTGACCGGTAGGCAACATATTGATTTGTCCAGCAGGGGACTCACAGGTGACGCCAGTAGTCACAATGCGGCTGCAAAACCCCCTGATGTAGTCAAATCATGATCTTCCAAAAGCTTTTCATTATGGTGTGACTGCAAGTAATTCAGCAATTGAGATTTATAGAAAGGACTCCAGCTCCTGTTTGACCAAGACTGACAGACACGTGAGAAAGATGTGTAGTTTCTATACTGTTATTGAATAAACAGTATGTACGGGTGTCAACTTCTTCCCTGTGGTCTTATTTATGGTGGTGGTTTCCCCACTTGAAAAGGAACTGAGAGTCCTTGGAAACTCAATTTCAGTCAAAACCGACACGTTCTTTTCtccttatttttctttctgtcacaCTTCTTTTTGGCGCCAAGCACTCTTTCAGTCTCGGGTGAAAAACCTTAAATTGACAAAACTAAACTCTTAttaatatccccccccccccaagtgatAGTGATAATTTCACAAGCAAAATTAGTGACAGCGTGATTCAGGATTAATTTCCAACAAGCCATTCCATCACAAACATTCACTGCGCCTCCACCAAGCTCAACCATCAGCAGGTAATTACACAAGGGGTTAATCTGCTGCAGCATAGTCGCGGGCCGTGAGAGGACAGCGCGCGCTCCACCTGCATGCACGCAAAGTCCCCTCCTTGC
Coding sequences:
- the LOC120831105 gene encoding protease-associated domain-containing protein 1 — translated: MAKVVRTTALVLYLWTVFMHFSRMSGLGINELLYFRVISPKEIGYIFSAAPAKDFGGDFTSSYDHIFLVPSDPADGCSELEDREIIQGQVVLVERGGCSFVQKARHVEEAGGKAVLIADDAADNDSQYLDMIADGSTAKPSIPALFLLGRDGMMIRRSLERQALPWAVISIPVNVSSLASFPLKQPPWTLW
- the il12b2 gene encoding interleukin-12 subunit beta; its protein translation is MNTLWLFGLLFVSLSGAQGPSHFPEHFVVAKRNDANPVTLTCRTEDPGAVTWKFHSEAPEDVHLEDNVQQQGHHLALSEVDAPMLGEYSCWRGTEMLSSTLLLLKADGEEDSDSLSFRCWAKSYDCTFSCEWTYSGQSAVRLGLGRDCTEARKSCHWISARLLADGKFHFELSHPVSPYAEESTMLELTAEAIVDLSVVRTTHRFYLRDIVKPDSPQIVTCQEGEEDLSVTVAPPSSWSTPHSFFSLEHQIEYVLKDDGRTERSSIVLLPKGVSKLRVRSRDSLVLSAWSQWTAWKNVRTGKKNRCKCKKISCCPELPSGYLDNCKKRRKKKGRKTKILNKTMHLSLPQ